Below is a genomic region from Pseudomonas frederiksbergensis.
GCCGATCCTGGAAGTCCCTTTCCAGCCAGCCAGGCCGGGCGCGAGTCGGGACCTGTCCGCGACCAGCGTCGAACGACTTGCCGGCGACTACGGCAGCGTGCGACTGGTCTTCGTCAACGGTTATTTCGCCGCTGAACTGTCGGTTCTTGAAGGGCTGCCTCCAGGCACCCAGGTGTGCCCTTTTGCGACACTGCTGAGCGCCGACAACGGGGTGCTCGAAAGCCTGTTCGCACATGCGTTTCGCTCACAGCCGCAAGCCTTTCCGGCGCTGAATGCGGCGCTCGCCGAGGACGGGGCGTGGGTGCAGATACCTGCCCACACGACGGTCGAAGCACCGATCCATCTGGTGTTCCTCTCGGCGCCGGGCGTCACGCCGCAGGTGGCACATCCGCGCGTCCTGGTGCGGGTGGGGGCAGGGAGCCGGGCGATCGTGGTGGAAAGCCACGTCGGCAGTGGGGATGAGGTCTACCTGAGTAACGCTGTCAGCGAGGTGGTGCTCGACGCGGACGCTGTACTTGAATATTACACGGTGCAGAACGAGAGCACGGCGGCGTTCCATGTCGCGCTGCTCAGCGTGCGCCAGGCTCAGGGCAGTCACTTCGCTTCGCACTCTTTTGCACTGGGCGCGACGCTGGCGCGGCAGGAGGTGCGCGTTGTACTCGAAGGCCCCGGCGCGGAGGTCGCGCTGAACGGTCTGTACCTGCCACAAGGCCAGCAGCACCTGGACAACCAGACGACCATCGAGCATCTGGCACCGCGTTGCACCAGCCGCGAACTCTATAAGGGCGTGATCGATGATCGTGGGCATGCGGTCTTTGACGGGCGGATCATCGTGCGACCGGGTGCGATGAAGACCGATGCCAGCCAGACCAACAAGAATCTGTTGTTGGCGACGTCGGCCCAGGTCAACACCCAGCCACGGCTGGAGATCTTCGCCGATGACGTCAAGTGCGCTCACGGTGCCGCCGTTGGCCAACTGGATGAGCAGGCTATTTTCTATCTGCGCTCACGGGGAATTGCGCTGGCGGCGGCGCGATCGGTGCTGATCTTTGCGTTTGTCAGCGAAATGCTTGAGCTCATCCGGCTGGAGCCGCTGCGTGAGCAGGTGGAGCGACGGGTCGCCGCGCAATTGCGGGGGCGGGAGGTGTCGGCATGAGTGACCTCGAAAACCGCCTTCAAGGGCTGTCAAAACCGCTCGACCTTGCGCCAGGCTACGATGTCGAACGTGTGCGTCAGGCGTTTCCGATCCTCGCGGAGATGATCTACGGCAAGCCGCTGATTTACCTCGACAGTGCCGCGACCAGCCAGAAGCCGCAGGCGGTCATCGATGCCATGTCGCACTTCTTTTTGAAGGAGAACGCCAACGTGCATCGTGGCGTGCACTACCTCTCGGTGCGCGCCACCGAGGAGTATGAGAAGGCTCGGGCCAAGGTCCAGGGCTTCCTCAATGCCGAGCATGTCGAAGAGATCGTCTTCGTCCGCGGCACGACCGAAGCGGTCAATCTCGTGGCGCAAACCTACGGCAAGACTCAGGTTCATGCCGGTGACGAGGTGCTGATCACTGCGATGGAGCACCATTCGAATATCGTGCCTTGGCAGATGCTCTGCGAGCAGACCGGTGCCCGGCTGCGGGTGGCGCCTATCAACGACGCTGGCGAACTGCTGCTCGATGAGCTGAAACGGCTGATCGGACCCAGGACCCGGCTGGTGGCGGTCACTCATGTCTCAAATGTGCTGGGCACCCTCAATCCGATCCGGCGCATTGTCGAACTGGCCCACGCCCAAGGCGTACGCGTGTTGGTCGACGGTGCCCAGGCGGCGCCTCACCTCAAGGTCGACGTGCGAGCACTAGGCTGTGACTTTTATGCGCTGTCGGGCCACAAGATGTACGGCCCCACCGGCATCGGCGTGCTCTACGGTCGGCACGAACTGCTCGAAAGCATGCCGCCCTATCAGGGCGGCGGCGACATGATCCTCTCGGTCAGCTTCGAGAAGACCGTCTACAACAAGCCACCGTACAAGTTTGAAGCGGGGACGCCGAACATGGCCGGCGCTATCGGCCTCGGCGCGGCGATCGACTTTCTCGCTGAACTGGGGCCAGAGGCCGTTGCTGCCCACGAGCAGGGCGTGCTGACCTACGCAACGAAGGCGCTGATGACGGTGCCCGACCTCAGGCTGATCGGTACGGCAGCGGAGAAAGTCGGCGTCCTCTCGTTTGTCCTCGAGGGCATCCACCCGCATGATATCGGTACCATTCTCGACCGCGAAGGGATCGCGATTCGCACCGGGCACCACTGCGCACAGCCCTTGATGAACCGTTTTGGTGTGGCCGCCACGGCGCGCGCCTCGCTCGGCTGCTACAGCACCGAGCGCGATATCGATGCGCTGGTGGCAGGTCTGGCCAAGGTTCAGGAGGTGTTCCGATGAGCCACGATGAGCTGCGCGATCTTTACCAGGACGTCGTCATCGACCACGGCAAGCGGCCGCGTAACTTCCGCCAGATCGAGGACGCTACCTGTATGGCGGAAGGCTTCAATCCGCTGTGCGGCGATCAGCTCAGGATTTACCTCAAGCTTGCGGACGGCGTGATCGAGGACATCAGCTTTCAGGGGGCCGGCTGCGCCATCTCCCAAGCCTCGGCTTCCCTGATGACCCTGGCGGTGAAGGGGAAAAAGCCGGAGGAAGCGCAGGCACTCTTTGTCCGTGTGCATACGTTGCTCACCGAAGGGCCAAACGCCCAGGTGACGCCCGTTGAGCTCGGTAAACTCGCGGTGCTTTCGGGTGTCTGGGAGTTTCCGGTACGGATCAAGTGCGCCACCCTGGCCTGGTACACATTGCGCAGTGCCCTCGAAGGCGATCGCTCACAGGTCTCGACGGAGTAATCAGCCATGGCAGCCCAATTCCCCATCCCCGGTATTCACCTCAGCGACTCGGCGCGAAAAGGCTTGCTCGATGCCCCGGCGGGCGGCCAACCGGCGATCAGCGGCGCCTTCGACATCCAGCAGGTGCTCGACCTGTTGCGCACCGTCTACGACCCGGAGATTCCGGTCAACGTGGTCGATCTCGGGCTAATCTACCAATGCGAAGCCCGGCCGATTGCCGATGGCGGTCAGCGAGTCGCGATCAAAATGTCCATGACCGCACCCGGGTGCGGAATGGGCGACGTGCTCAAAGAAGAGGCACGTGCCAAGGTCCAGACCCTTCCGGGGGTCAGCCAGGTCGAGATCGAGATCGTCTGGGAACCGCCCTGGGATCAAAGTCGTATGTCCGAGGCGGCGCGTTTGCAATTAGGGCTGCTCTGAGGAGCCCGGTGAGAGGAGACAAAGATGGACAGCAAGAGCGATCACAACCCGTACACGTACCAACGCCTGAAACATCAATACCCTGATTATTTTGAGGCGATGGATGCCTTGGGTGCAGCGGTGCGTCATGCCGGCCCGCTGGACGAGAAAATCATCCAGCTGATTCAACTCGGTGCCGCGGCGGCCATCCGCTCGGAAGGCGCAGTGCACAGTCATACCAGGCGGGCACTGGCAGCCGGTGCGACGATGGAACAGATCCATCACGCACTGATATCACTGACGAGCACGATCGGTTTTCCGACGGTCATTGCGGCCATGAGTTGGGCGGACGATGTGATCGGGAAAGGAGGCAATGCTGTGCCTGAGTCCTGAGTCCTGAGTCCCGGATTAGCGCTGACAGCCTCAAGCGGATATCCACCACTGCGAGTACACCGCCGACGATCGGGTTTCGTTACATTCCGTGCAATCTTGACTAAAATTTCACCTGTCGGCGGCTGTATCGCCGCCGCCGTGATCGTCCAGGATTTCCCGGCCACGTTCCGGGTAACTTCACCTGATCAGGAGTGCACGATGGACCTCAACCGTCGTCAGTTCTTCAAGGTCGCCGCTATCGGCCTTGGAGGCTCCAGCCTGGCCGCGCTGGGCATGGCACCAGCGCCAGCCTTCGCCGAACAAGTCCGCCACTTCAAGCTGGCCCATACCCATGAAACCCGTAATACCTGCCCCTACTGTTCGGTGGGTTGCGGCTTGATCATGTACAGCCAGGGCGATGCGGCCAAGAACGTCACCCAGAGCATCATCCACATCGAAGGTGACGCCGACCACCCGGTCAATCGCGGCACGCTGTGCCCCAAAGGTGCAGGCTTGCTGGACTTCGTCCATAGCCCCAGCCGGTTGCAATACCCGCAGGTGCGCAAGCCGGGCAGCACGGAGTGGACGCGGGTGTCCTGGGATGAAGCGCTGGATCGCATCGCCGACCTGATGAAGGCCGATCGCGATGCCCACTTCATCGAGAAGAACGCCCAGGGCCAGACGGTCAACCGCTGGCTTTCGGTCGGTTTTCTTGCGGCCTCGGCGTCCTCCAACGAGGCCGGTTACATGACCCACAAGGTCGTTCGCAGTCTGGGCATGCTGGGGTTCGATAACCAGGCACGTGTCTGACATGGCCCGACGGTGGCAAGTCTTGCCCCAACGTATGGCCGTGGCGCGATGACCAACCACTGGACCGATATCGCCAACGCGAATCTGGTCCTGGTCATGGGCGGTAATGCCGCCGAAGCCCACCCTTGTGGCTTTAAATGGGTGACCGAAGCCAAAGCGCACAATCAGGCGCGACTGATTGTGATCGACCCACGCTTCACCCGTACCGCCTCGGTGGCCGACTATTACGCACCGATTCGCACGGGCACCGACATCGCCTTCATGGGCGGTTTGATCAACTATTTGCTCACTGAAAACAAAATCCAGCATGAGTACGTGCACGCCTATACGGACGTGTCGTTCATCGTCAAGGCCGACTTTGGCTTCGAGGACGGGCTGTTTACCGGCTACGACGCGACCAAGCGCACCTACAGCGACAAGTCCAGTTGGGGCTATGAAATCGGCGAGGACGGTTTCGCCAAAGTCGACCCGTCCCTGCTACACCCGCGTTGCGTCTACCAGCTGATGAAGCAGCACTACAGCCGCTACACTCTGGAGCTGACCAGCCAGATCTGTGGCATGCCGCAAGACGCCATGCAGAAGATCTGGGAAGAGATCGCCACCTGCTCGCAACCGGGCAAGACCATGACGATCCTCTATGCCCTGGGCTGGACCCAGCATTCGACCGGCTCGCAGATGATTCGCAGCGCGGCCATGGTGCAGCTGCTGCTGGGCAACGTCGGCATGCCGGGCGGGGGCGTCAATGCCCTGCGCGGGCACTCCAACATCCAGGGGCTGACCGACCTCGGGCTGCTGTCGAACCTGCTGCCCGGCTATCTCACCTTGCCGGGCGATGCCGAACAGGACTACGACACCTACATTGCCAAGCGTGCGCTCAAGCCACTTCGGCCCGGGCAGCTGTCTTACTGGCAGAACTACGGCAAGTTCCACGTCAGCCTGATGAAGGCCTGGTACGGCGCCAACGCCACCGCCGACAATCACTGGGGTTACGACTGGTTGCCGAAGCTCGACATCCCCGGCTACGACATTTTGAAAGTGTTCGACATGATGTCCAGCGGGCAGGTCAACGGTTATGTCTGCCAGGGCTTCAATCCCATCGCCGCCTTGCCCGACAAGAACCGTGTGATGGCCGCGCTGGCCAAACTCAAGTGGCTGGTGGTGATGGACCCGCTAGCCACCGAGACCTCGGAATTCTGGCGCAATGTCGGGCCTTACAACGATGTCGAAACGGCTGGCATCCAGACCGAAGTCATCCGCCTGCCCACCACCTGCTTCGCCGAAGAGGACGGCTCACTGGTCAATAGCGGCCGCTGGCTGCAATGGCACTGGAAGGGCGCCGATGGCCCGGGGCAAGCGCGCACCGACATCAAGATCATGAGCGAGCTGTTCATCCGCTTGCGTCAGCGCTACCAGGCCAACGGCGGTGCCTTCGCCGAGCCGATTCTCAAGCTCAGTTGGCCCTACAAGGTGCCTGACGATCCGACACCGGAAGAGATTGCCAAGGAGTTCAACGGCTACGCGATTGCCGACGTCACCGACGCCACGGGCGCGACGCTCAAGGCCGGGCAACAATTGTCCGGTTTCGCCCAGCTCAAGGACGACGGCAGCACGGCGTCGGGCTGCTGGATCTTCTGCGGCAGCTGGACCGAGCAGGGCAACCAGATGGCCCGCCGTGACAACAGCGACCCTTTCGGGATGAAGCAGAACCTCGGGTGGGCCTGGGCCTGGCCGATGAACCGGCGCATTCTCTACAACCGCGCCTCGGCCGATACGAAGGGACAACCCTGGGATCCGAAAAAGCGCCTGGTGTGGTGGAACGGCAAAGTCTGGGGCGGCACCGACGTGCCTGACTACAAGGCCGACGTGGCGCCGGAAGCGGGCATGAACCCGTTCATCATGAACCCTGAAGGGGTGGCGCGTTTCTTCGCCCTCGACAAGATGAACGAAGGGCCATTCCCGGAGCATTACGAACCGTTCGAAACGCCTATCGGCATCAACCCGCTGCACCCCAACAACAAGAAGGCGACCAGCAACCCGGCCGGGCGCATCTTCGATTCGGTCTGGGAGTCGCTCGGGACGGCGAAGGACTTTCCCTATGCCGCCACGAGCTACCGGCTGACCGAGCACTTCCACTTCTGGACCAAGCATTGCCCCATCAATGCCATCACCCAGCCTGAGCAGTTCGTCGAAATTGGCGAAGTCCTCGCCAAGGAGAAGGGGATTGCCGCTGGCGACCGGGTGCGGGTCAGCTCCAAGCGCGGGCATATCGAGGCAGTGGCAGTGGTCACCAAGCGGATCCGTCCGCTGCAGGTCAATAACCAGACGGTGCACCAGATTGGCATCCCCCTGCACTGGGGTTTCACCGGAGCTACCCGGCATGGCTACCTGACAAACACCCTGGTGCCATTCCTCGGTGACGGTAATACACAGACCCCGGAATCCAAGTCATTCCTGGTCAACGTGGAGAAAATATGATGGCCAACCAAGACATCATTGCCCGTTCGGCCACTACCACCTTGCCGCCCTCGGTACGTCAACAGGAGGAAGTCGCCAAGCTGATCGACACCACCAAATGCATCGGTTGCAAGGCGTGCCAGGTGGCCTGTTCGGAATGGAATGAATTGCGCGACGAGGTCGGTCATATCCATGGAACCTACGACAACCCTCAGGACCTCAGCGCCGAGACCTGGACGTTGATGCGCTTCACCGAGCACGAAACCGACGCCGGCAACCTCGAATGGCTGATCCGCAAGGATGGCTGCATGCATTGCGCCGAACCTGGCTGCCTCGCGGCGTGCCCAAGTCCCGGGGCGATCATCAAGCACGCCAACGGCATTGTCGATTTCGACCAGGACCATTGCATCGGCTGCGGCTATTGCATCACCGGCTGCCCCTTCAACATTCCGCGTATTTCGCGCAAGGACCACAAGGCCTACAAGTGCACGCTGTGCTCGGACCGGGTGGCGGTCGGGCTGGAACCGGCGTGCGTCAAGACCTGCCCGACCGGCGCCATTGTGTTTGGCAGCAAAGAGGACATGAAAGAGCATGCCGCCGAACGCATCGTTGACCTCAAGTCACGGGGCTTCGACAACGCCGGTCTGTACGATCCAGCCGGAGTCGGCGGTACGCATGTGATGTACGTCCTGCACCACGCCGACCAGCCATCGTTGTACGCCGGCTTGCCGAACCAGCCGGTCATCAGTCCATTGGTAGGGCTGTGGAAAGGCGTGAGCAAACCCCTGGCGTTGTTGGCCATGGGGGCCGCGGTGCTGGCGGGATTCTTTCATTACGTACGCATCGGCCCGCAGCGCGTCGAGGAAGACGAACACCTGCCGGGCAAGGACCTCAGCGTGCACGAGGTCGACCCGACCGTGCATGTCTATGACCCGAACACGCCTGGATCGCAGGAGGGAAAACGACCATGAAAGACAAAGCGATCCTGCGCTATAACGCCAACGAACGCACCAACCACTGGCTGGTGGCGATTCTGTTCTTCATGGCGGCCCTGTCGGGTCTGGCGCTGTTCCACCCGTCGCTGTTCTGGCTCAGCCAGTTGTTCGGCGGCGGGCCCTGGACGCGCATCCTGCACCCTTTCATGGGCGTACTGATGTTCGTGTTTTTCCTGGGGCTGGTGATCCGCTTCTGGCGGGCCAATTTTTTCATCGCCAACGACCGTCTGTGGCTCAAACGGATCAACCGGGTGATGCGCAACGAAGAGGAGGGCGTACCGCCTATTGGCAAATACAACCCCGGGCAGAAGTTGCTGTTCTGGACCCTGCTGGCCTGCATGCTGGTGCTACTGCTGAGCGGGGTGGTGATCTGGCGGGTCTATTTCAGCCAATACTTCGGTATCACTGCGATTCGCCTGGCGATGCTGTTGCATGCCTTGGCGGCTTTCGTACTGGTGATGAGCATCATCGTGCACATCTACGCCGGTATCTGGATCAAGGGCTCGGTCAGCGCGATGCTGCATGGCTGGGTCAGCCGTGCCTGGGCGAAGAAACATCATGCGCTCTGGTACCGCGAGGTGACACGCGACGAGCGCCCGGACAACCAGATAAGCAAGAAAGGATGATGCCTTGAGCACAATACTCGAGCCCGGACAAATCGAGGCGGCGGCGAGCACACCACCGTTCCTGCGCCTGCCGCCGCACAACCTGTTCACCTTGCGTGCTGTGCGCCTGGAGCGATTGGCCAATGGGCATCCACTGGCCGACTTCCTGCGGCTGGTCGCCGA
It encodes:
- the sufD gene encoding Fe-S cluster assembly protein SufD, with the translated sequence MNTAAFLAQLTPSADVRHPAWLHALRRAALQWVTDQGFPTAKDEAWKHTRVAPILEVPFQPARPGASRDLSATSVERLAGDYGSVRLVFVNGYFAAELSVLEGLPPGTQVCPFATLLSADNGVLESLFAHAFRSQPQAFPALNAALAEDGAWVQIPAHTTVEAPIHLVFLSAPGVTPQVAHPRVLVRVGAGSRAIVVESHVGSGDEVYLSNAVSEVVLDADAVLEYYTVQNESTAAFHVALLSVRQAQGSHFASHSFALGATLARQEVRVVLEGPGAEVALNGLYLPQGQQHLDNQTTIEHLAPRCTSRELYKGVIDDRGHAVFDGRIIVRPGAMKTDASQTNKNLLLATSAQVNTQPRLEIFADDVKCAHGAAVGQLDEQAIFYLRSRGIALAAARSVLIFAFVSEMLELIRLEPLREQVERRVAAQLRGREVSA
- a CDS encoding cysteine desulfurase, producing MSDLENRLQGLSKPLDLAPGYDVERVRQAFPILAEMIYGKPLIYLDSAATSQKPQAVIDAMSHFFLKENANVHRGVHYLSVRATEEYEKARAKVQGFLNAEHVEEIVFVRGTTEAVNLVAQTYGKTQVHAGDEVLITAMEHHSNIVPWQMLCEQTGARLRVAPINDAGELLLDELKRLIGPRTRLVAVTHVSNVLGTLNPIRRIVELAHAQGVRVLVDGAQAAPHLKVDVRALGCDFYALSGHKMYGPTGIGVLYGRHELLESMPPYQGGGDMILSVSFEKTVYNKPPYKFEAGTPNMAGAIGLGAAIDFLAELGPEAVAAHEQGVLTYATKALMTVPDLRLIGTAAEKVGVLSFVLEGIHPHDIGTILDREGIAIRTGHHCAQPLMNRFGVAATARASLGCYSTERDIDALVAGLAKVQEVFR
- the sufU gene encoding Fe-S cluster assembly sulfur transfer protein SufU; the encoded protein is MSHDELRDLYQDVVIDHGKRPRNFRQIEDATCMAEGFNPLCGDQLRIYLKLADGVIEDISFQGAGCAISQASASLMTLAVKGKKPEEAQALFVRVHTLLTEGPNAQVTPVELGKLAVLSGVWEFPVRIKCATLAWYTLRSALEGDRSQVSTE
- a CDS encoding iron-sulfur cluster assembly protein is translated as MAAQFPIPGIHLSDSARKGLLDAPAGGQPAISGAFDIQQVLDLLRTVYDPEIPVNVVDLGLIYQCEARPIADGGQRVAIKMSMTAPGCGMGDVLKEEARAKVQTLPGVSQVEIEIVWEPPWDQSRMSEAARLQLGLL
- a CDS encoding carboxymuconolactone decarboxylase family protein, whose protein sequence is MDSKSDHNPYTYQRLKHQYPDYFEAMDALGAAVRHAGPLDEKIIQLIQLGAAAAIRSEGAVHSHTRRALAAGATMEQIHHALISLTSTIGFPTVIAAMSWADDVIGKGGNAVPES
- the fdnG gene encoding formate dehydrogenase-N subunit alpha, encoding MDLNRRQFFKVAAIGLGGSSLAALGMAPAPAFAEQVRHFKLAHTHETRNTCPYCSVGCGLIMYSQGDAAKNVTQSIIHIEGDADHPVNRGTLCPKGAGLLDFVHSPSRLQYPQVRKPGSTEWTRVSWDEALDRIADLMKADRDAHFIEKNAQGQTVNRWLSVGFLAASASSNEAGYMTHKVVRSLGMLGFDNQARVUHGPTVASLAPTYGRGAMTNHWTDIANANLVLVMGGNAAEAHPCGFKWVTEAKAHNQARLIVIDPRFTRTASVADYYAPIRTGTDIAFMGGLINYLLTENKIQHEYVHAYTDVSFIVKADFGFEDGLFTGYDATKRTYSDKSSWGYEIGEDGFAKVDPSLLHPRCVYQLMKQHYSRYTLELTSQICGMPQDAMQKIWEEIATCSQPGKTMTILYALGWTQHSTGSQMIRSAAMVQLLLGNVGMPGGGVNALRGHSNIQGLTDLGLLSNLLPGYLTLPGDAEQDYDTYIAKRALKPLRPGQLSYWQNYGKFHVSLMKAWYGANATADNHWGYDWLPKLDIPGYDILKVFDMMSSGQVNGYVCQGFNPIAALPDKNRVMAALAKLKWLVVMDPLATETSEFWRNVGPYNDVETAGIQTEVIRLPTTCFAEEDGSLVNSGRWLQWHWKGADGPGQARTDIKIMSELFIRLRQRYQANGGAFAEPILKLSWPYKVPDDPTPEEIAKEFNGYAIADVTDATGATLKAGQQLSGFAQLKDDGSTASGCWIFCGSWTEQGNQMARRDNSDPFGMKQNLGWAWAWPMNRRILYNRASADTKGQPWDPKKRLVWWNGKVWGGTDVPDYKADVAPEAGMNPFIMNPEGVARFFALDKMNEGPFPEHYEPFETPIGINPLHPNNKKATSNPAGRIFDSVWESLGTAKDFPYAATSYRLTEHFHFWTKHCPINAITQPEQFVEIGEVLAKEKGIAAGDRVRVSSKRGHIEAVAVVTKRIRPLQVNNQTVHQIGIPLHWGFTGATRHGYLTNTLVPFLGDGNTQTPESKSFLVNVEKI
- the fdxH gene encoding formate dehydrogenase subunit beta, with amino-acid sequence MANQDIIARSATTTLPPSVRQQEEVAKLIDTTKCIGCKACQVACSEWNELRDEVGHIHGTYDNPQDLSAETWTLMRFTEHETDAGNLEWLIRKDGCMHCAEPGCLAACPSPGAIIKHANGIVDFDQDHCIGCGYCITGCPFNIPRISRKDHKAYKCTLCSDRVAVGLEPACVKTCPTGAIVFGSKEDMKEHAAERIVDLKSRGFDNAGLYDPAGVGGTHVMYVLHHADQPSLYAGLPNQPVISPLVGLWKGVSKPLALLAMGAAVLAGFFHYVRIGPQRVEEDEHLPGKDLSVHEVDPTVHVYDPNTPGSQEGKRP
- a CDS encoding formate dehydrogenase subunit gamma, with the translated sequence MKDKAILRYNANERTNHWLVAILFFMAALSGLALFHPSLFWLSQLFGGGPWTRILHPFMGVLMFVFFLGLVIRFWRANFFIANDRLWLKRINRVMRNEEEGVPPIGKYNPGQKLLFWTLLACMLVLLLSGVVIWRVYFSQYFGITAIRLAMLLHALAAFVLVMSIIVHIYAGIWIKGSVSAMLHGWVSRAWAKKHHALWYREVTRDERPDNQISKKG